A window of the Nibribacter ruber genome harbors these coding sequences:
- the mreC gene encoding rod shape-determining protein MreC produces MRKLFQFIFRIRAFLVFVLFEVLSLYLLYRSNTYHNAAFYQSSNYYVGKVLEFQSEVTEYFQLREQNQSLAAENALLRAQLTQKQELALNDSIGVVKDSTFAAADSVAAALYTFRPARVINNSVRRLNNYLTLNIGSEAGVQAGMGVLTSRGVVGRVKAVSKHYATVTSLLHSQTLISVKLKRNQSFGSIKWDTGNPELATLHYIPLSEKVFKGDTVVTSGFNAIYPQGIMIGRVVSVQKELDKSFYTIRVRLAVDFEKLSYVYVVQNKGQAELDTLQIQSGIKAEDE; encoded by the coding sequence ATGCGGAAACTTTTTCAGTTTATCTTCCGGATACGGGCGTTTCTGGTGTTTGTCTTGTTTGAGGTGCTGTCATTGTACCTGCTGTACCGGAGCAACACCTACCACAATGCCGCGTTCTACCAGTCTTCTAACTATTATGTGGGGAAGGTGCTGGAGTTTCAGAGCGAGGTGACAGAGTATTTTCAGTTGCGGGAACAAAACCAGTCCCTGGCCGCTGAAAATGCCCTTTTGCGGGCGCAACTTACCCAAAAGCAGGAGCTGGCCCTCAATGACAGCATTGGCGTGGTCAAGGACTCTACGTTTGCCGCCGCAGACTCTGTGGCCGCGGCGCTGTACACCTTCAGGCCGGCGCGGGTGATCAATAACTCGGTGCGCCGGCTCAACAACTACCTCACGCTCAACATAGGGTCTGAGGCGGGGGTGCAGGCGGGCATGGGGGTCTTGACGTCCAGAGGCGTGGTGGGCCGCGTGAAGGCGGTGTCCAAGCATTATGCCACGGTCACGTCCCTGCTCCATTCGCAGACGCTCATCTCCGTGAAACTCAAGCGCAACCAAAGCTTTGGCAGCATCAAGTGGGACACGGGTAATCCTGAGCTGGCCACGCTGCACTATATTCCCTTGAGCGAGAAGGTGTTCAAAGGCGATACCGTGGTCACGTCTGGGTTCAATGCCATTTATCCGCAGGGCATCATGATTGGCCGGGTGGTGAGCGTGCAGAAAGAATTGGACAAAAGCTTTTATACCATACGCGTGCGTTTGGCCGTTGACTTTGAGAAGCTCTCCTACGTGTACGTGGTGCAGAACAAAGGCCAGGCCGAACTAGATACCTTGCAGATTCAATCAGGCATTAAGGCAGAAGATGAGTAG
- a CDS encoding rod shape-determining protein codes for MGLFNFFTADIAIDLGTANTLIIHNDKIVVDEPSIIAMDRTTNKVIAVGREAMQMHEKTHENIKTIRPLKDGVIADFTAAEQMIRGLIKMIDKGKKRLFQPSYRMVICIPSGITEVEKRAVKDSAEHADAREVWMIQEPMAAAIGIGIDVEQPVGTMIVDVGGGTTEIAVIALSGIVCEQSIRVAGDVFNKDILDHMRRQHNLLIGERSAERIKIEVGAALTELDNPPADFEIRGRDLMTGIPKVIKVTYQEIAIALDKSVSKIEEAVLKALEIAPPELSADIYDNGIHLTGGGALLRGLDKRLATKTKLPIHIAEDPLRAVVRGTGVAVKNIEGFRSVLLS; via the coding sequence ATGGGATTATTTAATTTTTTCACTGCCGATATAGCGATTGATTTGGGCACGGCCAACACCCTCATCATTCATAATGATAAAATTGTGGTAGACGAGCCTTCTATCATTGCCATGGACCGCACCACCAACAAGGTGATTGCCGTAGGCCGTGAGGCAATGCAGATGCACGAGAAAACCCACGAGAACATCAAGACCATCCGTCCTTTGAAAGACGGTGTAATCGCGGACTTTACCGCGGCGGAGCAGATGATCAGAGGCTTGATCAAGATGATTGACAAGGGCAAGAAGCGTTTGTTCCAGCCATCGTACCGCATGGTCATCTGTATTCCTTCGGGTATTACGGAGGTGGAGAAGCGCGCCGTAAAAGACTCTGCCGAGCACGCCGATGCCCGCGAGGTATGGATGATCCAGGAGCCGATGGCCGCCGCCATAGGGATTGGCATTGACGTGGAGCAGCCCGTGGGCACCATGATTGTAGACGTAGGAGGTGGTACCACAGAGATTGCCGTCATTGCGCTTTCTGGTATTGTCTGCGAGCAGTCCATAAGAGTAGCCGGTGACGTGTTCAACAAAGACATCCTGGACCACATGCGCCGCCAGCACAATCTTTTGATTGGAGAGCGCTCTGCAGAGAGAATTAAGATTGAAGTAGGCGCGGCCCTGACCGAACTGGACAACCCGCCGGCCGACTTTGAGATACGCGGCCGTGACTTGATGACCGGTATTCCTAAAGTTATCAAGGTAACGTATCAAGAAATAGCCATTGCCTTAGATAAATCGGTTTCTAAGATTGAAGAGGCTGTTTTGAAGGCCCTGGAGATTGCCCCGCCAGAACTTTCTGCGGACATCTACGACAATGGGATTCACCTCACCGGCGGCGGCGCTTTGCTGCGCGGCCTGGACAAGCGTCTGGCTACCAAAACCAAGTTGCCCATCCATATCGCTGAAGATCCGTTGCGCGCCGTAGTGCGGGGTACCGGGGTGGCCGTTAAAAATATTGAAGGTTTCCGTAGCGTACTGCTAAGCTAA
- the purH gene encoding bifunctional phosphoribosylaminoimidazolecarboxamide formyltransferase/IMP cyclohydrolase, translating into MNTVKIKSALISVYYKDGLEPLVRELQKQGVTFYSTGGTQDFLEKLGVEVVPVENVTDYPSIFGGRVKTLHPKIFGGILHRRGHEQDQQELRHFQIPALDLVIVDLYPFEETVASGAAVEDIIEKIDIGGISLIRAAAKNFQDVLIVSNREQYGEVVELLQAKDGSTDLSDRKRFAAKAFDVSSHYDTHIFNHLSKEQELAPAFKQSERTSQALRYGENPHQAGTFYGNLDQLFDKLNGKELSYNNLVDVDAAVLLMAEFSDQPAVAILKHTNACGVAVADSLHQAYLNALACDPVSAFGGVIIANKTIDLATAQELNKLFFEVLIAPEFDQDALELLKSKKNRILLRQKPVQLPAKLFKTLLNGVIEQDKDLATETAKEFKTATNRAPSPEEVEGLEFALKVCKHTKSNTIVLAKGNQLLASGVGQTSRVDALRQAIEKARSFGFDLQGAVMASDAFFPFPDCVTIAAEAGITAVVQPGGSIKDQDSIDACNERNLAMVVTGVRHFKH; encoded by the coding sequence ATGAATACCGTTAAAATCAAATCTGCCTTAATTTCTGTGTATTACAAAGACGGCCTGGAGCCGCTGGTGCGCGAGTTGCAGAAACAAGGCGTGACCTTTTACTCTACCGGCGGAACTCAGGATTTCCTGGAAAAGCTGGGCGTTGAAGTAGTGCCGGTAGAGAACGTAACTGATTATCCCTCCATCTTCGGTGGGCGCGTGAAGACTTTGCATCCAAAAATATTTGGGGGAATTCTGCACCGCCGCGGGCATGAGCAGGACCAGCAGGAATTGCGCCACTTCCAGATTCCGGCCTTGGATTTGGTGATTGTGGATTTGTACCCGTTTGAAGAAACAGTGGCCTCTGGCGCGGCAGTGGAAGACATCATTGAGAAGATTGACATTGGCGGTATTTCCTTGATTAGGGCGGCGGCCAAAAACTTCCAGGATGTGCTCATTGTCTCTAACCGTGAGCAGTACGGCGAGGTGGTAGAATTGCTCCAGGCCAAAGACGGCAGTACTGATTTATCTGACAGAAAGCGTTTTGCCGCGAAGGCGTTTGACGTGTCTTCGCATTATGACACGCACATCTTTAACCACCTGAGCAAGGAGCAGGAGCTGGCCCCGGCCTTCAAGCAAAGCGAGCGCACCAGCCAAGCCCTTCGCTACGGCGAGAATCCGCACCAGGCTGGTACATTCTATGGCAACCTGGACCAACTTTTTGACAAACTCAACGGTAAAGAGTTGTCTTACAATAACCTAGTAGACGTGGATGCTGCTGTGTTACTCATGGCCGAGTTTTCTGACCAGCCCGCCGTGGCCATCTTAAAACATACCAACGCCTGTGGTGTGGCCGTTGCCGATTCTCTTCACCAAGCCTATCTGAATGCTCTGGCCTGTGACCCGGTGTCAGCGTTTGGCGGTGTGATCATTGCCAACAAAACCATTGACTTGGCCACCGCCCAGGAACTGAACAAGCTGTTCTTTGAAGTATTAATTGCCCCGGAGTTTGACCAGGACGCGTTGGAGCTGTTAAAGTCTAAGAAGAACCGCATTTTGCTGAGACAGAAGCCGGTGCAACTGCCTGCCAAACTGTTCAAGACATTATTGAACGGCGTGATAGAGCAAGACAAAGACCTGGCCACTGAGACTGCCAAGGAGTTCAAAACCGCGACCAACCGCGCGCCGTCTCCGGAAGAGGTTGAAGGATTGGAGTTCGCTTTGAAAGTTTGCAAGCACACCAAGTCCAATACCATTGTGTTGGCCAAAGGAAACCAGCTGCTGGCCAGCGGAGTAGGGCAGACCTCCCGGGTAGATGCGCTGCGCCAGGCCATTGAGAAAGCCAGAAGTTTCGGGTTTGATTTGCAGGGCGCCGTGATGGCCTCAGACGCGTTCTTCCCGTTCCCAGACTGCGTGACCATTGCTGCTGAGGCGGGCATTACGGCCGTGGTTCAGCCGGGCGGTTCCATCAAGGATCAGGACTCCATAGATGCTTGTAATGAGCGTAACCTAGCCATGGTCGTGACGGGAGTGCGCCATTTCAAACACTAA
- the purN gene encoding phosphoribosylglycinamide formyltransferase, with protein MGTSSKKNIVIFASGSGSNAQRLLEQFENHPAIQVAALFSNNPDAFALQRAENFNVPTVVFDRPSLKDGTVAQQVYAYEPDLIVLAGFLWLLPAEFVKAFHNKIINIHPALLPRFGGKGMHGQHVHQAVLDAAEAQTGITIHYVNEHYDEGAPIYQETCPVRPDDTCETLAARVLSLEHQHLPRVVEELLTQEKQTPRA; from the coding sequence TTGGGTACTTCTTCTAAAAAGAACATCGTCATTTTCGCTTCCGGCTCCGGGAGCAACGCCCAGCGCCTGCTGGAACAGTTTGAGAACCACCCAGCCATTCAGGTGGCGGCGCTCTTCTCCAACAACCCAGATGCGTTTGCCCTGCAGCGTGCCGAAAACTTTAACGTACCCACCGTCGTCTTTGACAGACCTTCTTTAAAGGACGGAACCGTCGCGCAGCAAGTCTATGCCTATGAGCCGGACCTAATTGTGCTGGCCGGCTTTCTGTGGCTGTTGCCGGCAGAGTTTGTGAAGGCCTTCCATAACAAAATCATCAATATTCATCCGGCGTTGTTGCCCAGGTTTGGCGGCAAAGGCATGCACGGACAGCATGTGCACCAAGCGGTGCTGGATGCGGCAGAGGCACAGACGGGCATCACCATTCATTACGTGAATGAGCACTATGACGAGGGCGCACCCATTTACCAGGAGACGTGCCCCGTACGGCCAGACGATACCTGCGAGACCCTGGCGGCGCGCGTGCTTTCCCTGGAGCACCAACACCTGCCGCGCGTGGTAGAAGAGTTACTCACCCAGGAGAAACAGACCCCCAGAGCCTAA
- a CDS encoding TIGR03915 family putative DNA repair protein has product MHFYTYDGSFEGLLTVIFEAYERKAWPDQIGKEGEAPPGIFAEHHFIPSDEAKAKRVWEGLGKKLSKPAWENVYKAYLWEQAGFEMLIWQFVQLVFSSQQEGIEENFAEPCVQKMAQVGKQMFREKHRMEAFVRFQCTQDGLYVAPIQPDFNVLPLIVTHFEKRYADQQWLIYDVKRQYGAFYNGQFVELVSMEEEAPAFQKIDLPQDILAGVEPLYQQLWQAYFDHVNIPERRNKKLHMRHMPKRYWKYLTEKKPRIQSHQPIQNKQLPTGLARLN; this is encoded by the coding sequence ATGCACTTCTATACCTATGACGGCTCTTTTGAGGGACTGCTCACGGTCATCTTTGAGGCGTATGAGCGCAAGGCGTGGCCAGACCAGATAGGGAAAGAAGGCGAGGCACCTCCCGGTATTTTTGCCGAGCACCATTTCATTCCTTCAGACGAGGCCAAAGCCAAACGCGTTTGGGAAGGCTTGGGAAAGAAACTGTCAAAGCCGGCGTGGGAGAACGTGTACAAAGCCTACCTCTGGGAACAGGCGGGGTTTGAGATGCTCATCTGGCAGTTTGTGCAATTGGTCTTCTCCAGTCAGCAGGAGGGCATAGAAGAGAACTTCGCGGAGCCCTGCGTGCAGAAGATGGCGCAGGTGGGCAAGCAGATGTTTAGAGAGAAGCACCGCATGGAAGCCTTTGTCAGGTTCCAGTGCACTCAAGACGGCCTATACGTAGCGCCCATCCAACCTGACTTCAACGTGTTGCCTTTGATTGTCACCCACTTTGAGAAACGCTACGCCGACCAGCAATGGCTTATCTATGACGTAAAGCGGCAGTACGGCGCGTTCTATAATGGCCAGTTTGTAGAGCTGGTGTCTATGGAAGAAGAAGCACCGGCGTTCCAAAAGATAGATTTGCCGCAGGATATCCTAGCGGGTGTAGAGCCTTTGTACCAACAACTGTGGCAGGCGTACTTTGACCACGTCAACATTCCAGAACGGCGCAACAAGAAACTGCACATGCGCCATATGCCAAAGCGCTATTGGAAATACCTCACAGAGAAGAAACCCAGAATCCAGTCGCACCAGCCTATCCAGAACAAACAATTGCCTACGGGGCTGGCCCGCTTAAATTAA
- a CDS encoding putative DNA modification/repair radical SAM protein — MQNTIIEKLSILADSAKYDVSCSSSGGKRKNEGKGLGNAEGMGICHSYTEDGRCVSLLKILLTNFCIFDCAYCVSRKSNDVKRVGFTVQEVVDLTINFYRRNYIEGLFLSSGIFKDSDYTMERLVRIAKKLRLEHNFNGYIHLKTIPGASEELIKEAGKYADRLSVNIELPSELSLQTLAPEKNYQEILTPMGNIKDQLVLVKEEKKLFKSTPSFAPAGQSTQLIVGATPESDRQILALSSGLYKNFELKRVYYSGYVPVVTDSRLPIISTPPIIRENRLYQADWLMRLYGFDAKELLDEQNPNLDLQIDPKLAWALRNRHVFPLEINTADYEMIVRVPGIGLKSAKKIVAARRFAYLSWENLKQIGVVIKRAKYFITCGGRSLETREWDEEAIRRRILFGEKGDRNGLWGSQLDLFQQAS; from the coding sequence ATGCAGAACACTATCATTGAAAAGCTAAGCATTTTGGCAGACTCGGCTAAGTACGACGTCTCTTGCTCTTCTAGCGGCGGTAAACGCAAAAACGAAGGCAAAGGATTAGGCAACGCCGAAGGAATGGGCATTTGCCACAGCTACACCGAGGATGGCCGTTGCGTGTCTCTGCTCAAAATCCTGCTGACCAACTTCTGCATTTTTGACTGTGCCTACTGCGTGTCTAGAAAGAGCAATGACGTGAAGCGCGTGGGGTTCACCGTGCAAGAGGTAGTGGATTTAACCATCAACTTCTACCGTCGCAATTACATTGAAGGTCTGTTTCTGAGTTCTGGTATTTTCAAGGACTCTGACTATACCATGGAGCGCTTGGTGCGCATTGCCAAGAAGCTGCGCCTGGAGCACAACTTCAATGGGTACATCCACCTCAAGACTATTCCAGGGGCTAGCGAAGAACTCATCAAAGAAGCCGGTAAATATGCCGACAGGCTGAGTGTGAACATTGAGCTTCCTTCTGAACTGAGCCTGCAGACCTTGGCGCCTGAGAAGAACTACCAAGAAATTCTCACGCCCATGGGAAACATCAAAGACCAGTTGGTTTTGGTGAAGGAAGAGAAAAAGCTGTTCAAGTCCACGCCGTCGTTCGCGCCAGCCGGACAAAGCACGCAATTGATAGTGGGTGCCACGCCCGAGAGTGACCGTCAAATCCTGGCCTTGTCCAGTGGCTTGTACAAGAACTTTGAGTTAAAGCGGGTCTATTATTCTGGCTACGTGCCCGTGGTGACAGACAGCCGCCTGCCTATCATCAGCACGCCGCCCATTATCAGAGAGAACCGGTTGTATCAGGCAGATTGGCTCATGCGCTTGTATGGTTTTGATGCCAAGGAGTTGCTGGATGAACAAAACCCTAACCTGGATTTGCAGATTGACCCTAAGTTGGCTTGGGCGTTGCGCAACCGGCACGTGTTTCCTTTAGAGATTAACACGGCAGACTATGAGATGATTGTCCGGGTGCCGGGCATTGGATTGAAGTCAGCCAAAAAGATAGTGGCGGCCCGCCGCTTTGCCTACCTCAGTTGGGAGAACCTGAAACAGATTGGAGTAGTCATTAAACGGGCCAAGTATTTTATCACCTGCGGAGGGCGCAGTTTGGAGACGAGAGAATGGGACGAGGAAGCCATCCGAAGAAGAATCCTTTTCGGGGAAAAGGGAGACAGAAACGGTCTGTGGGGAAGTCAGCTGGATTTGTTTCAGCAGGCCAGCTGA
- a CDS encoding BamA/TamA family outer membrane protein gives MNANRPGTGLLQTLRVATIFLLFSWLWLYGSPMACAQVVVPDTSFVPSPVIAPVDTVAKDSIHQKRFLDFLRRMSQRKTIFGRAIRALVVFKPRKLEGPVDAELLPQDQDQHNYKVVRKIHFVRMDAFGYNINDTLQVPDNGLEKFGNALHSRSKPRLLRNKLLFQKGKILEPLALSESERLLRQTDYIVDARVLVNEATSTQDSVDVTVITKDIFSLSGSGSVSTSGTRLALRDMNFMGLGHQIRTVGRFGMDDPQGWLFQGSYVIENLYRSYISAQLIYRNEYTYKQQGISFQRDFYSTNTKYAGGASIFWYQTLQKDFYEPEVYDTDPVPAPAAILYKPLDYNIQDVWVGRAFRLKSYDLGQDNPGRLITALRVMNVQYTQGTGPTIQSARLYLSGLGYSFRRYYKDQYLFGFGRTEDIPAGNLLAVTAGFEDGSAKNRLYFGTKAAFGKYRPNFGYLYGGIEYGSYRYQDAWEQGVLTSEALYFTPLYKLNRWRWRHFLWNRTQIGLRRPDLFALHINQEDGIRGFRSETVRGYRKFVLNYETNFFAPVTVFGFRLAVVGFADLAWITDKKDASPFSEKPYTGFGMGFRFRNEYLPFSTIQILAGYYPRVPIDNQTDFKFFRSSRPYYDFNDLRFTQPLITEFR, from the coding sequence ATGAACGCTAACAGACCCGGCACCGGTCTTTTGCAGACCCTTAGAGTTGCCACAATCTTTCTACTGTTTTCTTGGCTGTGGCTTTATGGCTCACCCATGGCCTGCGCCCAGGTGGTGGTGCCAGATACCTCCTTTGTCCCCTCGCCCGTTATAGCTCCTGTAGACACGGTTGCCAAAGACTCTATCCACCAAAAGCGGTTCCTGGATTTTTTGCGGCGCATGAGCCAGCGCAAAACCATTTTTGGCAGAGCCATCAGAGCGTTGGTGGTTTTTAAACCGCGCAAACTGGAAGGCCCCGTAGACGCAGAGCTTCTCCCCCAAGACCAGGATCAGCATAATTACAAGGTGGTGCGCAAAATCCATTTTGTGAGAATGGATGCCTTCGGCTACAACATCAATGACACCTTGCAAGTACCAGACAATGGGCTGGAGAAGTTTGGCAACGCCCTGCACTCCAGGTCCAAGCCCCGGCTGCTGCGCAACAAGCTGCTGTTTCAGAAGGGCAAGATTCTGGAGCCATTGGCCCTTTCTGAGTCAGAGCGTCTGTTGCGCCAGACGGACTATATAGTAGATGCGCGCGTTCTGGTCAATGAAGCCACCTCCACCCAGGACAGCGTAGACGTCACGGTCATCACCAAAGACATCTTCAGCCTGAGTGGTTCTGGGTCTGTAAGCACCTCGGGCACCCGGCTGGCTTTGCGGGACATGAACTTTATGGGATTAGGGCACCAGATACGCACCGTGGGCCGGTTTGGGATGGATGACCCGCAGGGCTGGCTGTTCCAGGGGAGCTACGTGATAGAGAACCTCTACCGCTCCTACATCTCGGCCCAGTTGATCTACCGCAATGAGTACACCTACAAACAGCAGGGCATCTCTTTTCAGCGCGATTTTTACTCCACCAACACCAAATACGCCGGCGGGGCTTCCATTTTCTGGTACCAGACCCTGCAAAAAGACTTTTATGAGCCCGAGGTGTATGACACGGACCCCGTTCCCGCGCCGGCCGCCATCCTCTACAAACCCTTGGATTACAACATCCAGGATGTGTGGGTGGGCCGCGCCTTCCGCCTCAAGTCCTATGACCTGGGCCAGGACAACCCGGGCCGCCTTATTACCGCCCTGCGGGTCATGAACGTGCAATACACGCAAGGCACCGGCCCTACCATCCAAAGTGCCAGGTTGTACCTGTCTGGCCTGGGTTACAGTTTCAGGAGGTATTACAAAGACCAGTACCTGTTTGGTTTTGGTAGAACAGAGGATATTCCGGCGGGTAATCTATTGGCGGTGACGGCAGGCTTTGAAGACGGCTCTGCCAAAAACCGCCTGTACTTTGGCACCAAGGCCGCGTTTGGCAAGTACCGTCCCAACTTTGGGTATCTGTACGGCGGCATTGAGTATGGCAGCTACCGGTACCAGGACGCTTGGGAACAGGGCGTGCTCACCTCTGAGGCCTTGTATTTTACGCCGCTCTACAAGCTCAACCGCTGGCGCTGGCGTCATTTTCTCTGGAACAGAACCCAGATTGGCCTGCGCCGCCCAGATTTGTTTGCCCTGCACATTAACCAGGAAGACGGCATCAGGGGGTTTAGGTCTGAGACGGTGCGTGGGTACCGCAAATTTGTCTTGAACTATGAGACCAACTTCTTTGCGCCGGTGACCGTGTTTGGGTTCAGGCTGGCGGTGGTGGGCTTCGCCGATCTGGCCTGGATCACGGACAAGAAGGACGCCTCTCCTTTTTCAGAAAAGCCATACACGGGTTTTGGCATGGGCTTCCGGTTCCGGAACGAATATTTACCCTTCAGCACCATTCAGATTCTGGCAGGCTATTACCCTCGGGTACCCATTGACAACCAAACCGACTTCAAGTTTTTCAGAAGCTCCCGTCCGTATTATGACTTCAATGACCTGCGCTTTACCCAACCCTTGATCACGGAGTTCAGGTAA